TGCCTCGGATGAGGTCGACCATGCGGCGAGCCTTGCGCGGCGTCACGCGGACGTGACGAGCAATTGCTTTAGCTTCCATGTGTCATTCTCTCCTTTAGCGGCGGGACTTCTTGTCGTCCTTCACGTGACCCTTGAAGGTCTTCGTGGGGGCGAACTCACCGAGCTTGTGGCCAACCATGGATTCGGTGACGAACACCGGAACATGCTTGCGGCCGTCATGAACAGCGAAGGTGTGTCCGATGAAGTCCGGGGTGATCATCGAACGGCGCGACCACGTCTTGATGACGTTGTGCGTGCCCTTCTCGTTCTGATCGTCGACTTTCTTCTGCAAGTGGGCGTCGACGAAGGGGCCCTTCTTGATGCTACGAGTCATCTTCTCGATACTCCCTTACTTGCGGTTCTTGCCATTCGGACGACGACGAACAATCATCTTGTTCGAAGCCTTCTTCGGACGACGAGTGCGGACTTCGCCCTTGCCCCACGGGGAGACCGGCGGCTTGCCGCCGCGGGTACGACCGCCGTGCGGGTGGTCGACCGGGTTCATGGACTCACCACGGGTGATCGGGCGCTTGCCCATCCAACGGGCGCGACCGGCCTTGCCGAGCTGCACGTTGGCGTGCTCTTCGTTGCCGACCTCACCGACGGTGGCGCGGCAGCGCGCGTCGACGTTGCGGATTTCGCCGGACGGCATACGCAGCTGGGCGAGGTTTCCGTCCTTGGCGACGAGCTGCACGGAGGTGCCGGCGGAGCGGGCGATCTTGGCGCCACCCAGCGGGCGGAGCTCGATCGCGTGCACGACGGTACCGGTCGGGATGTTGCGCAGCGGCAGGTTGTTGCCCGGCTTGATGTCGGCCTGGGCGCCGGTCTCGATGACGTCGCCCTGCTTGATGCCCTTCGGCGCGATGATGTAGCGCTTCTCGCCATCGGCGTAGTGCAGGAGGGCGATACGGGCGGAGCGGTTCGGATCGTATTCGATCTCGGCGACCTTGGCGGGCACGCCGTCCTTGTCCCAACGCTTGAAGTCGATGAGACGGTACTGGCGCTTGTGACCGCCGCCGCGATGGCGGGAGGTCATACGGCCGTAGGAGTTGCGACCGCCGGTCTTGGACAGCTTGCGAACCAGCGACTTCTCAGGCGTGGAACGCGTGAGCTCGGAGAAATCCGAGACGGACGCGTTGCGGCGGCCTGCAGTCGTCGGCTTATAAACGCGGATAGCCATAATGTAGTTCTTCCTTTGACTTTCTCGGCTAGCCTTCAGTTACCAAAGATGTCGATGGTCTGGCCCTCGGCGACGGTCACGATCGCACGCTTCTGGGAAGCGCGCTGGCCGAAACCGGTGCGGGTGCGCTGACGCTTGCCGGCGCGGTTGAGGGTGTTGACCTTCGTCACCTTGACCTTGAAGATCTCTTCGATTGCCTGCTTGATCTGCACCTTGTTCGCGTCCGGGGCCACCACGAAGGTGTACTGTCCCTGGTCGGAAGCGGCGTAGCTCTTCTCGGAGACGACGGGCTTAAGAATCACGTCGTACGCGGGCTTGTGAATAGCGACCATCTAAATCAGGCCTCCTTCGGCTCGGTCTTGGCGGCGACGAAAGCCTCGAGGGCTTCCTTCGTGAAGACCACGTACTGCGCGGTGACCACGTCGTACGTATTGAGCTGATCAACGAAAATCGGGTGAACGGTCGGGATGTTGCGCACGGACAGCCACTCGTTGATGTTGTCACGAGTGAAGACCACCGTGGTGAACTTGTTCTCGGTGATCGGGGTCAGCGCGGCGACGGCGGCCTTGGTGGACGGCTCGGTGATGCCGAAGTCCACGACGGCGATGCGACCGGCGTTGGCGCGATCGGAGAGGACGTAGCGCAGGGCCGCGGCCTTCATCTTCTTCGGGGTGCGCTGGTCGTACTTGCGCGGGTGCGGGCCGAACACGACGCCACCGTGGTACCACTGCGGAGCGCGGGTCGAACCCTGACGGGCGCGACCGGTGCCCTTCTGCTTCCACGGCTTCTTGCCGCCGCCGGAAACATTGGCGCGGGTCTTGGTGGAGTGGGTGCCCTGACGGGCCGCGGCCAGCTGGGCCACGACGACCTGGTGCACCAGCGGCACGTGGGACTGGATGTCCTCGGCGGAGATGCCGAACAGCTCGGCCGGCGCCTCAACGGTGCCGGAGGCCTTGCCCTTGGCGTCGGTGACGTTCAGAGTAACGTTTGCCATGATCTATCAGGCTCCCTTCACTGCCGAACGGACGAGAACGATACCGCCCTTGGGGCCGGGAACGGCGCCCTTGACAGCGATAACACCGTTCTCAACATCCGCGGAAACGATGGTGAGGTTCTGCACGGTGGAGGTGACGTGGCCCATACGGCCGGCCATCTTCTTGCCCTTGAGAATGCGACCCGGGGTGGCGCAGGCGCCGACGGAGCCGGGACGACGTTCGTTCTTGTGCGAACCGTGGGTACGGCGGTAGGACTTGAAGCCCCAGCGCTTGATGGTGCCGGCGAAGCCCTTGCCCTTGGTGGTGCCGGTGATATCGACCTCGGTGCCCTCGTCGAACACTTCGGCGGTCAGCTCCTGGCCCACCTCATACTCGGTGGCGTTGTCCTCGCGCACCTCAACGAGGTGACGGCGCGGGGTGACGCCAGCCTTGGCGAAGTGGCCAGCCAGCGGCTTGGTCACCTTGGTCGGGTCGATCGCGCCATAGCCGATCTGCACCGCGGTGTAACCGTCGGTCTCATCGGTCTTGATGGCGGTGACCACGTTGGTGGACACGTCGATCAGGGTGACGGGAACGAAGAAGCCGTTCTCATCCCACACCTGGGACATGCCGAGCTTCTTGCCCAGCAGCGCCTTACGATCTGCTCGTTGCGACATAGCGGTTCCTCCTCCCCTTACAGCTTGATCTCGATGTTGACATCCGCGGGCAGATCAATGTGCATCAGGGAATCCACGGCCTTGGGGGTCGGGTCCACGATGTCGATGAGGCGCTTGTGCGTGCGCATCTCGAAATGCTCGCGAGAATCCTTGTACTTGTGAGGAGAACGGATAACACAGAAAACGTTCTTCTCGGTCGGCAGCGGAACGGGGCCAACAACAGTTGCGCCCGCGTTCGTCACCGTTTCGACGATCTTCTTCGCCGATTGGTCGATGACCTCGTGGTCATAGGACTTAAGCCTGATGCGGATTTTCTGTCCCGCCATTGCCGTCCGCCCTTTCTAGCGATTCGTGTACTGTTTACCAATCCTGCTTCGTTAAGGGCACCGGCGCGCATGGCCTCCTTTGGACATACGTCCACTGGCGGTCATCCGTCATCAGTGCGCGGCCTCCAAGAACCACTGGTGGTTATTCTTGGTCCGCGCTCGCTTTTTTGATTCCAATATGCGAGCCCAAAACAGGCAACTTCTCAATTAAAGCATCAGGTACGGATTAAGGGATATGGGCGTGTCGCCGCGCGCATTCCCCTTCGGGGAATGCATATCGCGGCGACGCGAGGCGGATCAGTGAAAAGCCCAGTGGGCTTTTCACCCGCCGGAGCCATCCTTATAACAAAACTGTTCCACCTCATCACGCAATGCTGCCCATACCTATATATATGCATACGCAAAAGGACCCGACTCCATACGGAGCCGGGTCCTTATATCAGTTCAACGCCAAGGCGTCATCACCGCTCGGAGGCTTCCTCCGTGGCGGCTTCGCCTTCGCGCTCGACGCGCAGCTTGTGGCCTTCGGCCTGGCTGACGCCGTAGTAGGCGGCGATGGCGATGTCCTTCATGTCCTCGATCTGCGGGATGCGCGGGTTCGCGGGGGCGCACTGGTCCTCGTAGGCGCGCATGCCGATCTGGTCGAGCACGCTCCAGAAGTAGTCCTCGTCCACACCGCAGTCCTGGAAGCTCTTGTTCATGCCGAGCTTGTTGTCGCGGTAGTCCTCGACGGCCTTCGCCAGGTTCTCGACGGCTTCGGCCGGGGTCTTGCCCGGGTCGATGCCGAGGTTGCGGGCGATGTCCTGGTAGCGCTCCGGGGCGATGTACTTGTTGTACTTCGGCCAGGAGGTGGGCTCCTCCGGAACGGATCCGTTGTAACGGATCACGTACGGCAGCAGGATGGAGTTGGTGCGGCCGTGGGCGATGTGGCACAGCGCGCCGATGGTGTGGCTCATGCCGTGGCACATGCCGAGGAACGCGGAGCCGAAGGCCATACCGGCCATGGTGGCGGCGTTGTGCATCTTCTCCTGGGCGCGGGTCTTGTCCTCACCGGGCTCGCCGTTGACGGATTCGGCCAGGTTGTCCCAGATGAGCTTGGCCGCGTGCAGCGCCATGCCATCGGTGAAGTCGTTCGCGTACACGGACACGTAGGCTTCCATCGAGTGGGTCAGGGCGTCGAAGCCGGCGTCGGAGGCGAGGCGGCGCGGCTGGGTGCGGGCCAGCACCGGATCGACGATGGCGACCGACGGGGTCAGCGCGTAATCGGTGATCGGGTACTTGTAGCCGGTCTTGTGGTCGGAGATCACGGCGAACGGGGTCACCTCGGAGCCGGTGCCCGACGAGGTCGGGATGCACACGAGCTTGGCCTTCTTGCCCAGCGGCGGGATCTTGAACGCGCGCTTGCGGATGTCGAAGAACTTCTCGCGCACGTCGGAGAAGGAGATTTCCGGGTGCTCGTAGAGCAGCCACATGATCTTGGCCGCGTCCATCGGGGAGCCGCCGCCGACCGCGATGATCGTGTCGGGCTCGAACTCCTCGCGCATCATCTCGGCGCCCTTCTCGACGGTCTCGACCGAGGGCTCCGGCTCGACGTAGTCGATGATGCGGAAGGTGACGCGGTTGGCGCGGGCGCGCAGCTGGTCGATGATCTTATCGACGATACCGAGCTGCTCCATCACCTTGTCGCACACGATGACGGCCTTCTCGATGCCGTACATGTCGCGCAGGTACTTGACGGAGTTCGGCTCGAAGTAGGTCTTCGGCGGGATCTTGAACCACTGCATGTTGTTGTTCCTCCGAGCGATGCGCTTGACGTTGATGAGATTCACGGCCTGCACGTTGCCGGACACGCTGTTGCCGCCGTAGGAGCCGCAGCCCAGGGTCAGGGACGGGGCGACCGCGTTGTAGATGTCGCCCACGCCACCCAGGGAGCTCGGGGAGTTCCAGATGATGCGGCAGGCGTGCATCCTGAGGCCATACTCACGCACCAGATCCTGGTTGTTGGTGTGGATGGCGGCGGTGTGGCCGGCGCCGTGCACGAGCATCTGCTCGCACATCACGAAGGCCTCGTCCTTGTCCTTGGCCTTGAGCACGGCCTGCACGGGGCCGAGCTTCTCCATGGTCAGGGGCTCGTTCTCGCCGACTTCCTTGCATTCGGCGGCCAGAATGGTCGCGTCGGCCGGGATCTCGAAGCCGGACTGGCGGGCGATCCACTGCGGGGACTTGCCCGGCACCTTGGAGTTGAGGACCGGCTTGTTGCCGGAGAAGGCGGTGCAGCCGAACATGAACTGCTCGAGCTTGGCCTTCTCCTCGTCGTTCACGAAGTAGGCCTTACGGCGCTTGAGTTCCTTGACCAGCGGCGCGTAGACGTCCTTGTGGGCGATGATGGCCTGCTCGGTGGCGCAGATCATGCCGTAGTCGAAATGCTTGGAGAGGATCAGGTCGTTCGCGGCGCGCACGATGTCCACGTCCGCGTCGACGTAGGCCGGGGCGTTGCCGGCGCCCACGCCGAGGGCGGGCTTGCCGGAGGAGTACGCGGCCTTGACCATGCCCGGGCCGCCGGTGGCCAGGATGGTGGCGATGCCGGGGTGCTTCATCAGCGCGCCGGTCGCTTCGATGGAGGGATGCTCGATCCACTGGATGCAGTCCGCGGGAGCGCCGGCCTCGACGGCCGCGTCACGCACGATGCGCGCGGCCTCGGAGGAGCACTTCTGGGCGAAGGGGTGGAAGCCGAACACGATCGGACAGCGGGTCTTCAGGGCGATCAGCGACTTGAAGATCGCGGTGGAGGTCGGGTTGGTGACCGGGGTCACGCCCGCGACCACGCCCACGGGCTCGGCGATCTCGTCGATGCCCATGACGTCGTCTTCGCGGATGATGCCGACGGTCTTCTGCCCGGCCAGGTAGTTGGTGACGTGCTCGCACGCGAAGATGTTCTTGGTGGCCTTGTCTTCCACAAGACCGCGGCCGGTCTCGTCGACGGCCATCTTCGCCAGCACGAGATGCTTGTTCAAAGCGGCGATCGAAGCCTTGGCGACGATGCGGTCGACCTGCTCCTGATCCAGCTTCTCGAACTCCTCAAGGGCCTTCAGGCCCTTCTTGACGAGAGCGTCGACCTCGGCCTCGGCCGCGGCCTGCTTCTCTTCGGGGCTCGGCTTGGTAGCCTCGATGTTCTTCTTTGCTTCTGCCACTTTCGGTCCTCCTCGATCTAGGATGTCGCAAAGGGTGGTGTGTTGTCGCAGAACCTATCTGTGACCCAAGTCACAGGTTACCGGAGAGCAGCCGCTTTTGCACATTTGCCGTGTTGCACACTTCACGGTATTTTCTGTGCTATTTATGTTCTTCTTTTGTTCTTTTTTGCGATTTAATCGACTATTTTCTACCATTTGAGTGATTTTGTCCGCTTTTATGTGCGAAATCGAACATCACTTCGGACAAACTTCTTGAAATTTATTTTCCATAAGTTTTTCCACACAAAATAATTCTTTGAAGTCATTTTATAAAAGTCAGGCGCTACACCCCGCAAAACCGTTGCCATCACGCCGTTTCTTATATCACCACCACAGTCAGCCAAACAGCGGCATTCGCCGTTTCATCAGCACATTTGGCAAACACTTTTGATAAAGTGATGCCAGATATCGTCGAAATACGGCATAGGCATGGGATCAAGGAGCCGACAATGAAGACAGCATCCGTCGCCGCGCTGAAGGAACAGAACCGCCGCGCCATCACCGACTACCTCTACCGGCACCACGACGTCACCAAGCAGACGCTGGAACGCGAGCTGGAACTCAGTCTGCCGACCATCACCGCCAACCTGCGGGCCTTGGAGCAGGAGGGGCTGATCGTTCGCGGCACACCGCAGGAATCCACCGGCGGACGCAAGGCGCAGACCTACGAGTTCTCCCCCACATCCCACGCCGCCATCGGCGTGGCCGCCTGCGCCGGAGGCATCACCATGTGCGCCGTGGACCTGCGCGGCAACGTCATCGCCCGCAGACACAAAACCACCCAATACCGCGACAGCGACGCCTACTATCGCAAACTCGGCGCGATGGTCACCGAATTCGCCGACGCCGTGTCCAAACAGGGCAGCGCCATTCTCGGCGTCGCCTTCTCCATCCAAGGCATCGTCTCACCCGACGGACGGACCATCACCTTCGGCAATATCGTGGGAAACACCGGACTGACGCTGGAAACGCTGGCGCAGGGAGTGGACTATCCCGCGCTGATGATCCACGACTCGGACGCCTCCGCCATGGCCGAGCTATGGTTCGATTCCACCATCACCGACGCGGTCTGCGTGTATCTGGAACGCCGGCCGGGCGGCGCGGTGATCGTGGGCGGGCAACTCTACCAGGGGCCGAACCAATGCAACGGCACCATCGAACATATGCGCCTCGTGCCCGGCGGCGAGGAATGCTATTGCGGGCAGCGCGGATGCATGGACGTCTACTGCTCGCCGGAGACGCTGATGGAGGACGGCGAAAGCCTGCCGGGCTTCTTCAGCGTGCTGGAACAGGGCGAACGCGATCATCGCGAGCGCTTCGACGAATGGCTGGGCAATGTGGCGCAGGCGGTGGCGAATATCCGCGCCGTGCTCGCCGGCGACATCATCATCGGCGGCGAGGCGGCGCAGTATCTTGACGACGCGGACATCATCGACCTCAAACGCCGCGTGGACGCGCTCAGCCCCTTCGCCTCGGAGCGTTTCGAGCTGCGCAAAAGCAGCTGCGCCGATGACCAGAACATCATCGGCGCAGCCCTACGCTTCGTCCAAACCTATATCGACGAGATCTGCGGCGAGTAGCCTCGCGCAAGTACCT
Above is a window of Bifidobacterium eulemuris DNA encoding:
- the rplC gene encoding 50S ribosomal protein L3; translated protein: MSQRADRKALLGKKLGMSQVWDENGFFVPVTLIDVSTNVVTAIKTDETDGYTAVQIGYGAIDPTKVTKPLAGHFAKAGVTPRRHLVEVREDNATEYEVGQELTAEVFDEGTEVDITGTTKGKGFAGTIKRWGFKSYRRTHGSHKNERRPGSVGACATPGRILKGKKMAGRMGHVTSTVQNLTIVSADVENGVIAVKGAVPGPKGGIVLVRSAVKGA
- the rpsJ gene encoding 30S ribosomal protein S10, coding for MAGQKIRIRLKSYDHEVIDQSAKKIVETVTNAGATVVGPVPLPTEKNVFCVIRSPHKYKDSREHFEMRTHKRLIDIVDPTPKAVDSLMHIDLPADVNIEIKL
- the rplB gene encoding 50S ribosomal protein L2 is translated as MAIRVYKPTTAGRRNASVSDFSELTRSTPEKSLVRKLSKTGGRNSYGRMTSRHRGGGHKRQYRLIDFKRWDKDGVPAKVAEIEYDPNRSARIALLHYADGEKRYIIAPKGIKQGDVIETGAQADIKPGNNLPLRNIPTGTVVHAIELRPLGGAKIARSAGTSVQLVAKDGNLAQLRMPSGEIRNVDARCRATVGEVGNEEHANVQLGKAGRARWMGKRPITRGESMNPVDHPHGGRTRGGKPPVSPWGKGEVRTRRPKKASNKMIVRRRPNGKNRK
- a CDS encoding ROK family transcriptional regulator; this translates as MKTASVAALKEQNRRAITDYLYRHHDVTKQTLERELELSLPTITANLRALEQEGLIVRGTPQESTGGRKAQTYEFSPTSHAAIGVAACAGGITMCAVDLRGNVIARRHKTTQYRDSDAYYRKLGAMVTEFADAVSKQGSAILGVAFSIQGIVSPDGRTITFGNIVGNTGLTLETLAQGVDYPALMIHDSDASAMAELWFDSTITDAVCVYLERRPGGAVIVGGQLYQGPNQCNGTIEHMRLVPGGEECYCGQRGCMDVYCSPETLMEDGESLPGFFSVLEQGERDHRERFDEWLGNVAQAVANIRAVLAGDIIIGGEAAQYLDDADIIDLKRRVDALSPFASERFELRKSSCADDQNIIGAALRFVQTYIDEICGE
- the adhE gene encoding bifunctional acetaldehyde-CoA/alcohol dehydrogenase; the protein is MAEAKKNIEATKPSPEEKQAAAEAEVDALVKKGLKALEEFEKLDQEQVDRIVAKASIAALNKHLVLAKMAVDETGRGLVEDKATKNIFACEHVTNYLAGQKTVGIIREDDVMGIDEIAEPVGVVAGVTPVTNPTSTAIFKSLIALKTRCPIVFGFHPFAQKCSSEAARIVRDAAVEAGAPADCIQWIEHPSIEATGALMKHPGIATILATGGPGMVKAAYSSGKPALGVGAGNAPAYVDADVDIVRAANDLILSKHFDYGMICATEQAIIAHKDVYAPLVKELKRRKAYFVNDEEKAKLEQFMFGCTAFSGNKPVLNSKVPGKSPQWIARQSGFEIPADATILAAECKEVGENEPLTMEKLGPVQAVLKAKDKDEAFVMCEQMLVHGAGHTAAIHTNNQDLVREYGLRMHACRIIWNSPSSLGGVGDIYNAVAPSLTLGCGSYGGNSVSGNVQAVNLINVKRIARRNNNMQWFKIPPKTYFEPNSVKYLRDMYGIEKAVIVCDKVMEQLGIVDKIIDQLRARANRVTFRIIDYVEPEPSVETVEKGAEMMREEFEPDTIIAVGGGSPMDAAKIMWLLYEHPEISFSDVREKFFDIRKRAFKIPPLGKKAKLVCIPTSSGTGSEVTPFAVISDHKTGYKYPITDYALTPSVAIVDPVLARTQPRRLASDAGFDALTHSMEAYVSVYANDFTDGMALHAAKLIWDNLAESVNGEPGEDKTRAQEKMHNAATMAGMAFGSAFLGMCHGMSHTIGALCHIAHGRTNSILLPYVIRYNGSVPEEPTSWPKYNKYIAPERYQDIARNLGIDPGKTPAEAVENLAKAVEDYRDNKLGMNKSFQDCGVDEDYFWSVLDQIGMRAYEDQCAPANPRIPQIEDMKDIAIAAYYGVSQAEGHKLRVEREGEAATEEASER
- the rplD gene encoding 50S ribosomal protein L4, which codes for MANVTLNVTDAKGKASGTVEAPAELFGISAEDIQSHVPLVHQVVVAQLAAARQGTHSTKTRANVSGGGKKPWKQKGTGRARQGSTRAPQWYHGGVVFGPHPRKYDQRTPKKMKAAALRYVLSDRANAGRIAVVDFGITEPSTKAAVAALTPITENKFTTVVFTRDNINEWLSVRNIPTVHPIFVDQLNTYDVVTAQYVVFTKEALEAFVAAKTEPKEA
- the rpsS gene encoding 30S ribosomal protein S19, whose translation is MTRSIKKGPFVDAHLQKKVDDQNEKGTHNVIKTWSRRSMITPDFIGHTFAVHDGRKHVPVFVTESMVGHKLGEFAPTKTFKGHVKDDKKSRR
- the rplW gene encoding 50S ribosomal protein L23, with the protein product MVAIHKPAYDVILKPVVSEKSYAASDQGQYTFVVAPDANKVQIKQAIEEIFKVKVTKVNTLNRAGKRQRTRTGFGQRASQKRAIVTVAEGQTIDIFGN